In Candidatus Hydrogenedentota bacterium, one genomic interval encodes:
- a CDS encoding aldolase produces MDGVALKSALRAGRRVYGTCVLSPSPLWPAMLAGTGLDFVFIDTEHIPLDRAQVSWMCQAYAAKGLPPIVRIPAPDPYEACKVLDGGAVGVVAPYLERISDIQALRGAVKYRPLKGERLERVLCGAEALDETLENYLGGYASDKLMVVNIESTPAIERLDEILDVPGIDALLIGPHDLSISLGIPEQYQHPTFTKAITTIIDKGRSRGVGVGFHYSFGIEDAVAWARAGANLIVHSSDYFLVRDALRHDLRYLHESLGDSREGARGDDMVVV; encoded by the coding sequence ATGGATGGAGTTGCGCTGAAATCGGCCCTGCGCGCGGGCCGCCGGGTCTATGGGACCTGTGTGTTGTCGCCGTCGCCCCTCTGGCCCGCGATGCTTGCGGGTACGGGGCTGGACTTTGTGTTTATCGACACGGAGCACATTCCGCTGGATCGCGCGCAGGTTTCCTGGATGTGCCAGGCCTACGCCGCGAAGGGGCTTCCCCCCATCGTCCGCATACCGGCGCCGGATCCCTACGAAGCCTGCAAAGTGCTTGACGGCGGGGCCGTGGGCGTGGTGGCGCCGTACCTGGAGAGAATCAGCGATATTCAGGCCCTGCGCGGCGCGGTGAAATATCGTCCCCTGAAGGGTGAACGCCTGGAGAGGGTGTTGTGTGGGGCGGAGGCACTGGACGAAACGCTGGAGAATTACCTGGGCGGTTACGCTTCGGATAAGTTGATGGTGGTGAACATCGAAAGCACGCCGGCCATCGAGCGGCTGGATGAAATTCTGGATGTTCCCGGTATTGACGCGCTGCTCATCGGCCCCCACGATCTTTCGATCAGCCTTGGGATCCCGGAGCAGTACCAGCATCCGACCTTTACGAAGGCGATCACGACGATTATCGACAAGGGCCGCTCCCGGGGCGTGGGGGTGGGCTTTCACTACTCCTTCGGCATCGAAGACGCCGTGGCCTGGGCTCGTGCGGGGGCCAATCTCATTGTCCACAGTTCCGATTATTTTCTGGTTCGGGACGCGCTCCGCCACGACCTGAGGTACCTTCACGAGTCCCTCGGCGACTCGCGCGAGGGCGCGCGGGGCGATGACATGGTGGTCGTCTGA
- a CDS encoding response regulator yields MAQEAPLTPALRRRLLTTLAVAFSLELTSRFLLGLAADPSLLAEALSITAVLMACAAIATLVAGTRGSRAVRGWMLLAGGALVASIILRIVAEIPALNTHPLLGAQGTFRDFIMSMTDLAGIAAWVFGFFWMVFELDTTRETLNLQHRQLLKEIDDRNRAEAVLRESEGRFRAVFENVPVSILVMSAQGRLIECNQALAAELGYSVRQLHDTGLESLVHDDDRTDFRIALEKLQASDAARLAFEARLLCRDESVIQFNIVATPVPTEHRHAAILVAVLENVSERRRREQQIQRRQKMESLEILAGGVAHDFNNLLVGVMANADHLSRCIGADSNHQQTCLEILESAQRAADLCHQLLAYAGKAPREEQIVNLDELVAGTQQLLRMTLAPKATLVLRGNPGIPAISADPAHLRQVLLSLVANASDALVGAPGTVTIATGTELLTETDFSRLLHQHAPEPGPHVYLEVADTGSGLHEDAITRIFDPFYTTKHHASGLGLAAVLGIVYAHQGLVSLKSTLGEGATFRLYFKPAPQPEAPVEISKAEPERPEGVAPGMRVLVVDDEELVRNAARRILEHSGYDVITAVDGQDGVELFETHHPSLCAVLLDLTMPRMNGETACIRMREINPTIPIILSSGYSESESSSPAIFKEVAAYIRKPYRLKQLLDILREVTAG; encoded by the coding sequence ATGGCCCAAGAGGCCCCGCTTACACCCGCACTGCGCCGGAGGCTGCTGACAACCCTCGCCGTCGCATTCTCCCTTGAGTTGACCTCCCGATTCCTTCTCGGACTCGCCGCCGACCCTTCGCTGCTGGCCGAAGCACTCTCCATCACCGCCGTGCTCATGGCCTGTGCCGCCATCGCCACTCTCGTCGCCGGAACCCGCGGCAGCAGGGCCGTCCGCGGCTGGATGCTCCTCGCCGGCGGCGCACTCGTCGCTTCCATCATCCTGCGCATCGTTGCGGAAATTCCCGCACTCAATACCCACCCACTCCTCGGCGCACAGGGCACATTTCGCGATTTCATCATGAGCATGACCGACCTTGCCGGGATCGCCGCCTGGGTCTTTGGATTCTTCTGGATGGTCTTCGAGCTCGACACCACCCGAGAGACCCTCAACCTCCAACACCGACAGCTCCTCAAGGAAATTGACGACCGCAATCGCGCCGAAGCCGTGCTCAGAGAGAGCGAAGGGCGCTTCCGGGCCGTCTTCGAAAATGTCCCCGTGAGCATCCTCGTCATGTCCGCCCAGGGGCGCCTCATCGAGTGCAATCAGGCCCTGGCCGCCGAACTCGGCTACTCTGTCCGCCAGCTTCATGATACCGGCCTCGAAAGCCTCGTCCACGATGACGACAGGACCGACTTCCGGATCGCGCTGGAGAAATTGCAGGCCTCCGACGCCGCGCGACTCGCCTTCGAGGCGCGGCTCTTGTGCCGCGACGAGTCCGTTATACAGTTCAATATCGTCGCCACGCCAGTCCCCACCGAGCACCGACACGCCGCCATTCTCGTTGCCGTCCTCGAAAACGTTTCGGAACGCCGCCGCCGCGAGCAACAGATCCAGCGCCGACAGAAAATGGAAAGCCTCGAGATTCTTGCCGGCGGTGTGGCTCACGACTTCAACAATCTCCTCGTCGGCGTCATGGCCAATGCCGATCACCTCTCACGCTGCATCGGCGCCGACAGCAATCACCAGCAGACCTGCCTCGAAATCCTGGAAAGCGCCCAGCGAGCCGCCGACCTTTGCCACCAGCTCCTCGCCTACGCGGGAAAAGCCCCGAGGGAAGAGCAAATCGTCAATCTGGACGAACTCGTGGCGGGCACCCAGCAGCTCCTCCGCATGACCCTGGCGCCCAAAGCGACCCTGGTCCTCCGCGGAAATCCCGGCATACCCGCCATCAGTGCCGACCCGGCTCACCTCCGCCAGGTGCTCTTGAGCCTCGTTGCAAACGCGTCGGACGCGCTCGTCGGCGCGCCGGGCACCGTCACCATCGCCACAGGGACCGAGTTGCTCACGGAAACCGACTTTTCGAGGCTGCTTCACCAGCACGCGCCCGAACCTGGGCCTCACGTGTATCTCGAAGTCGCCGACACCGGGTCCGGCCTCCATGAGGACGCCATCACGCGAATTTTCGACCCCTTCTACACGACCAAGCACCACGCGTCCGGACTCGGCCTCGCCGCGGTGCTCGGCATCGTATATGCCCACCAGGGTCTCGTCTCCCTCAAGAGCACCCTCGGCGAAGGAGCCACCTTCCGGCTCTATTTCAAACCCGCGCCACAACCCGAGGCGCCGGTCGAAATTTCAAAGGCGGAGCCGGAGCGCCCCGAGGGTGTCGCCCCGGGTATGCGCGTCCTCGTTGTGGACGACGAGGAACTCGTGCGCAACGCGGCCCGCCGGATTCTGGAGCACAGCGGATACGACGTCATTACCGCCGTGGACGGCCAGGATGGCGTGGAGCTGTTTGAGACCCACCACCCGTCCCTCTGCGCCGTCCTCCTCGACCTGACCATGCCCCGAATGAATGGCGAAACGGCCTGCATACGCATGCGGGAGATCAACCCGACCATTCCCATCATCCTCAGCAGTGGCTAC
- a CDS encoding carbohydrate-binding family 9-like protein, with protein MRYLIAIACATLVFAAGKVASEGAVAEGDTSKMPSYTLERASEKPKLDGDWEGAAWKNVPALDVVHFYRTDLSDHRPKTQAKAVFDDLGIYVHFRVEDRYVRSVETKYHGKVWEDACVEFFVQPRPERGYFNFEINCGGTMLLSYQENPDWKGDSLRRAGSVPWRLAKDVTIFHSMPEKVEPEQAEAVVWHVEYFIPFDVFEAYLGELGPPSGQTWRANFYKCAENNSHPHWASWSPIQGELSFHKPEFFAPITFAK; from the coding sequence TTGAGATACCTGATCGCCATTGCCTGTGCGACCCTTGTATTCGCGGCCGGAAAAGTCGCGTCGGAGGGGGCCGTCGCCGAGGGAGATACGTCGAAAATGCCATCGTACACGCTTGAACGAGCAAGCGAGAAGCCGAAGCTGGACGGAGACTGGGAAGGGGCGGCGTGGAAGAACGTGCCCGCGCTGGACGTCGTCCATTTTTATCGGACCGACCTTTCGGATCATCGCCCGAAAACCCAGGCGAAGGCGGTGTTTGATGATTTGGGTATCTACGTCCACTTTCGCGTGGAAGATCGCTACGTTCGGTCGGTTGAGACGAAATACCACGGCAAGGTTTGGGAAGACGCCTGCGTGGAGTTTTTTGTCCAACCCCGGCCGGAGCGGGGCTACTTCAATTTTGAGATCAATTGCGGGGGAACCATGCTGCTGTCCTATCAGGAAAATCCGGACTGGAAGGGGGATTCCCTCCGCCGCGCGGGCAGCGTGCCCTGGCGGCTGGCGAAGGACGTGACCATATTCCACAGCATGCCGGAGAAGGTGGAGCCCGAGCAGGCGGAGGCGGTGGTGTGGCATGTGGAGTATTTCATTCCATTTGACGTTTTTGAGGCCTATTTGGGCGAACTGGGACCGCCGTCCGGGCAGACGTGGCGGGCCAACTTCTACAAGTGCGCGGAGAACAATTCCCATCCCCATTGGGCGTCCTGGTCGCCCATTCAGGGTGAATTGAGCTTTCACAAGCCCGAGTTTTTTGCGCCCATCACCTTTGCAAAGTAG
- a CDS encoding MBL fold metallo-hydrolase: MRSEVISKYRTSSGIEVYRFPVWAFENHVTNCYLVLDTALTLIDCSSGIGEANPELERCFERARQEYGLHATLSDVERLIITHGHIDHFGGANYVLERSGAQVAIHALDVSTIRNFEERRVVAAKDLQVYLERSGMTPARVESMLEMNRWSKGLFNPVGVDTVLEEGPVPDSSFHAWHTPGHCPGQVCLMLDDVLFTADHVLERITPHQSPEFITRNMGLGHYFDALKKIRHLDGIRLGLGGHLGDIGDVGQRIDETLAFHEQRLEKTLAICRQPRNLEEVSRELFGPRKSYHVLLAILETGAHVEYLYERGLLQVENHETIENAANPVLQYKAV, encoded by the coding sequence ATGCGTTCTGAAGTCATTTCGAAGTATAGGACCTCGAGCGGTATCGAGGTGTACCGTTTCCCCGTCTGGGCTTTTGAGAACCACGTGACCAACTGTTATCTGGTGCTTGATACAGCGCTGACGCTGATCGACTGCTCTTCGGGGATCGGCGAGGCGAATCCCGAGCTGGAGCGTTGCTTCGAGCGTGCGCGGCAGGAATACGGCCTGCACGCGACGTTGTCGGATGTGGAGCGCCTGATCATCACCCATGGCCACATTGATCATTTCGGCGGCGCGAACTACGTGTTGGAGCGTTCCGGTGCGCAGGTGGCGATTCACGCGCTCGACGTGTCTACGATTCGGAATTTCGAGGAGCGCCGCGTCGTGGCCGCCAAAGATCTGCAGGTGTATCTTGAACGATCCGGGATGACCCCCGCGCGGGTGGAATCGATGCTGGAGATGAATCGCTGGTCGAAAGGGCTGTTCAACCCGGTCGGCGTGGACACGGTGCTGGAGGAAGGACCTGTGCCCGATAGTTCCTTTCATGCCTGGCATACGCCCGGCCACTGCCCGGGGCAGGTCTGCCTGATGCTGGACGATGTGCTCTTTACGGCGGACCATGTGTTGGAGCGCATTACGCCGCACCAGTCTCCCGAGTTTATCACGCGTAACATGGGCCTGGGTCACTATTTTGACGCGTTGAAGAAGATCCGGCACCTCGACGGAATCCGGCTGGGTCTGGGCGGGCATCTGGGGGACATTGGCGATGTGGGGCAGCGTATCGACGAGACACTCGCCTTTCACGAGCAGCGCCTGGAGAAGACGCTGGCGATTTGTCGTCAACCGAGGAATCTGGAGGAGGTGTCTCGTGAGTTATTCGGACCGCGGAAGTCTTATCACGTGCTTCTGGCAATCCTGGAGACGGGCGCCCATGTGGAGTATCTCTACGAGCGGGGGCTGTTGCAGGTGGAGAATCATGAGACGATAGAAAACGCGGCCAATCCGGTCTTGCAGTACAAGGCGGTGTGA
- a CDS encoding VOC family protein, producing the protein MKLDYIFESALYVTDLAAAEKFYESLLNAPAFAAGENRHIFFKLRHGMLLLFDPRGTDSPDADLPPHGAVGRGHLAFRVAEDDLDQWRARLADLNIPIEKEWTWPNGAPSVYFRDPSGNLLELTVGKLWGFQDGE; encoded by the coding sequence ATGAAGCTGGATTACATCTTCGAATCGGCGCTGTATGTCACCGACCTGGCGGCGGCGGAGAAGTTCTACGAAAGCCTGCTCAATGCGCCGGCCTTCGCCGCGGGGGAAAATCGCCACATCTTCTTCAAGTTGAGGCACGGAATGCTGCTGCTCTTTGACCCGCGCGGCACCGATAGTCCCGACGCCGATTTGCCGCCCCATGGAGCCGTCGGGCGGGGACACCTCGCCTTTCGCGTGGCCGAAGACGACTTGGACCAATGGCGCGCCCGCCTCGCCGATCTGAACATCCCCATCGAAAAGGAATGGACCTGGCCAAACGGTGCGCCCTCCGTATACTTCCGCGACCCCTCGGGCAATCTGCTCGAACTCACGGTAGGCAAGTTATGGGGCTTCCAGGACGGCGAATAA
- a CDS encoding alkaline ceramidase, with protein sequence MRHILGHALPTVAILAGALGATAESYALYAGVASATVSPEPGSYIAGDARNRKFVGTHDDLFVKAAVISDGKQDIAIVVVDCIGLVRREIQYIRQRGADLAGRSSLPPEHIIVASTHTHCGPDVVGIWGPDEATSGKDPAYMERLVQTAAEQVAGACAGLQPASARYGALRSPLDWVENICEPGLLDPTISVLQFLDGRGASILTLTNFACHPTVMDGVTDQVSSDYVAGFRRVMGEAMGGEHLFLQGAIGGWVQPNKSGRSFALADHYGASVAGCALKVLEGATELEHGEIAFARKVIELPLENEGFLALAAAGVIDLPATGKVETEVAWFRVGPVQFATHPGETSPAYSLQTRALMGTGTSFVLGLTLDALGYILKPDYFTEPGYPYADYLTGMSVGPQTGPAMMEALRTIIPGSKQEGVQ encoded by the coding sequence ATGAGACACATCCTGGGGCATGCATTGCCCACCGTGGCCATTCTCGCGGGTGCATTGGGCGCTACGGCCGAAAGTTACGCATTGTACGCGGGCGTGGCCTCCGCGACGGTGTCGCCAGAACCCGGCTCCTATATCGCCGGTGATGCGCGCAATCGCAAGTTTGTTGGCACCCATGACGACCTGTTTGTAAAGGCCGCCGTCATCAGCGATGGGAAGCAGGATATCGCCATCGTCGTGGTGGACTGCATCGGATTGGTACGTCGGGAAATTCAGTACATTCGTCAGCGGGGGGCCGACCTGGCCGGGCGAAGTTCGCTGCCGCCGGAGCACATTATCGTGGCGTCGACCCACACCCACTGCGGACCGGATGTGGTGGGTATCTGGGGGCCCGACGAGGCCACCAGCGGCAAAGATCCCGCGTATATGGAACGACTGGTCCAAACGGCGGCGGAACAAGTCGCCGGAGCATGTGCCGGGCTTCAGCCGGCCAGCGCCCGCTATGGCGCGTTGCGTAGTCCGCTGGACTGGGTGGAGAATATCTGTGAGCCTGGTCTGCTGGATCCGACCATCTCGGTGCTCCAGTTCTTGGATGGGCGCGGCGCATCGATTCTGACACTCACCAATTTTGCGTGTCACCCCACCGTCATGGATGGGGTCACGGATCAGGTGTCCTCGGACTATGTGGCGGGGTTTCGTCGTGTGATGGGAGAGGCGATGGGGGGAGAGCATCTGTTTCTTCAGGGCGCCATCGGCGGCTGGGTACAGCCCAACAAGTCCGGACGCAGCTTCGCGCTGGCCGACCACTATGGCGCGTCGGTGGCGGGATGTGCGCTGAAGGTTCTGGAAGGCGCGACGGAGCTTGAACACGGGGAAATAGCATTTGCCCGAAAAGTGATTGAGCTTCCGCTGGAGAATGAGGGCTTTCTTGCGCTTGCCGCGGCGGGGGTGATCGATTTGCCGGCCACGGGGAAAGTCGAGACTGAAGTTGCCTGGTTCCGCGTGGGGCCGGTTCAATTTGCGACGCATCCGGGAGAAACCTCTCCGGCCTACTCCCTTCAGACCCGCGCGCTCATGGGTACGGGGACCAGTTTTGTCCTCGGTCTCACGCTGGACGCCCTCGGCTACATTTTGAAGCCCGATTACTTCACAGAACCCGGCTATCCGTACGCTGACTACCTCACCGGAATGTCCGTTGGCCCCCAGACCGGGCCCGCCATGATGGAGGCACTTCGGACGATAATACCGGGCAGCAAACAGGAAGGTGTCCAGTAG
- a CDS encoding glucosidase, whose product MQNGQTEEHVRLREDARRERNWKRWGPYLADRQWGTVREDYSADGEVWSNFVHEHARSRAYRWGEDGLLGICDRQCRLCFSIALWNGRDRILKERLFGLSNGEGNHGEDVKECYYFLDSTPSHSYMRALYKYPHNPFPYEQLVRENAARSRVQPEYELTDTGIFEGNNYFDVYVEYAKADDNDILIRITAENRSTRAATLHVLPTVWFRNTWGWGAFHESGRQKPWLWLHDASAIGIEHETLGKYFLEVDPRDGLPQVIFTENDTNRVLHLGGVDDGGHYKDAFHEYVVRGKKGAVNREEEGTKAAAWLQRTIPAQGSWEIRLRLHEDVQRPEALFGEHFESIIAARRRESETFHAAITPVDATEEMVRILKQARAGLLWSKQFYHYVVSTWLKGDSKFAKPPEARKSGRNHDWKHFHARDILSMPDKWEYPWFAAWDTAFHMIPFAELDPDFAKSQLELLLREWYLHPNGQISAYEFNFSDVNPPVHAWACWRVFKMTGPRGKRDRAFLERVFHKLLMNFTWWVNRKDPHGNNLFAGGFLGLDNIGVFDRSKPLPMGGELEQADGTAWMAFYCTTMLAISLELAQKNPAYEDIASKFFEHFVHIADAMNHLGEYGLWHEEDGFYYDQIYAQGKATPIRVRSLVGLIPLLTVEVLKEEVLEKLPGFRKRLDWFLAHRRDLRRTTTYLERRTKPDGSRWELLAIPTRARLERVLAYLLDEEEFLSPYGIRSLSKVHERQPFTYKDAATGNMWSVSYVPGESDTGMFGGNSNWRGPIWFPLNYLIIEALERYHYFYGDTLLVECPTGSGNKMNLKQAAQEIARRLSGLFTLDESGARPVHGEDGRYASDPHWRDLVLFYEYFHGETGKGLGASHQTGWTALITRLLTRSGVDQAIPAQGERAGGMSKQSERNP is encoded by the coding sequence ATGCAAAACGGCCAGACGGAAGAACATGTACGTTTGCGGGAAGATGCCCGCCGGGAGCGCAACTGGAAGCGGTGGGGACCCTACCTCGCCGATCGCCAGTGGGGTACGGTGCGCGAAGATTACTCGGCCGACGGTGAAGTGTGGTCGAACTTTGTGCACGAGCATGCGCGGAGTCGGGCCTATCGGTGGGGGGAGGACGGCCTGTTGGGCATCTGTGATCGCCAGTGCCGGCTGTGTTTTTCCATCGCGCTGTGGAATGGTCGGGACCGCATTTTGAAGGAACGGCTTTTCGGTCTTTCCAACGGCGAGGGGAATCACGGGGAGGATGTGAAGGAGTGTTACTATTTTCTCGACTCGACTCCGTCGCACTCGTACATGCGGGCGTTATACAAATACCCCCACAACCCCTTTCCCTACGAGCAGCTTGTTCGGGAAAACGCGGCGCGCAGCCGGGTGCAGCCGGAGTACGAACTGACGGATACGGGGATTTTCGAGGGTAACAACTATTTCGATGTATATGTGGAGTACGCGAAGGCGGACGACAACGACATCCTGATCCGAATCACGGCGGAGAATCGGAGTACGCGCGCGGCCACGCTGCATGTGCTTCCCACGGTCTGGTTTCGCAATACGTGGGGCTGGGGCGCTTTTCACGAGAGCGGGCGTCAGAAGCCCTGGCTGTGGCTTCACGACGCGTCGGCAATCGGAATCGAGCACGAGACCCTGGGGAAGTATTTTCTCGAAGTCGATCCGCGTGATGGCCTTCCGCAGGTGATCTTCACGGAGAATGATACAAACCGGGTGCTTCACCTGGGCGGGGTGGACGATGGCGGCCACTACAAGGACGCCTTTCACGAATATGTGGTGCGGGGCAAGAAGGGGGCCGTCAACAGGGAGGAGGAGGGCACCAAAGCGGCCGCCTGGCTCCAGCGTACGATCCCGGCGCAGGGGAGCTGGGAAATCCGATTGCGCCTGCACGAGGATGTTCAGCGCCCGGAGGCGCTTTTTGGGGAGCATTTCGAGTCGATCATCGCGGCGCGCCGGCGGGAGTCGGAAACGTTTCACGCGGCGATAACGCCTGTCGATGCGACGGAAGAGATGGTGCGGATATTGAAGCAGGCCCGCGCGGGATTGTTGTGGTCGAAGCAGTTCTATCATTATGTGGTGAGCACGTGGCTCAAAGGCGATTCCAAGTTTGCCAAGCCGCCGGAGGCGCGCAAGAGCGGCCGCAACCACGACTGGAAGCATTTTCATGCACGGGACATACTCTCGATGCCGGACAAGTGGGAGTATCCCTGGTTTGCGGCATGGGATACGGCCTTTCATATGATACCCTTTGCGGAGCTGGATCCGGATTTTGCGAAGTCGCAATTGGAGCTGTTGCTTCGCGAGTGGTATCTCCATCCGAATGGGCAGATTTCGGCCTACGAGTTCAATTTCAGCGATGTGAACCCGCCGGTGCACGCCTGGGCCTGCTGGCGCGTTTTCAAGATGACCGGTCCGCGGGGCAAGCGGGACCGGGCTTTTCTGGAGCGGGTGTTTCACAAGCTGTTGATGAACTTCACCTGGTGGGTCAACCGCAAGGATCCCCATGGCAACAATCTGTTTGCCGGGGGCTTCCTTGGCCTGGACAACATCGGGGTATTCGACCGATCCAAACCGCTGCCGATGGGCGGCGAGCTGGAGCAGGCGGACGGCACGGCGTGGATGGCTTTTTACTGCACCACCATGCTGGCGATTTCACTCGAACTGGCGCAGAAGAATCCAGCTTACGAGGACATCGCCTCGAAGTTTTTCGAGCATTTTGTGCATATTGCGGACGCCATGAACCACCTTGGCGAATACGGTTTGTGGCATGAGGAAGATGGATTTTACTACGACCAGATTTATGCGCAGGGCAAGGCGACCCCGATCCGGGTGCGCTCGCTTGTGGGCCTTATTCCGCTGTTGACGGTGGAGGTGCTGAAGGAGGAGGTGCTGGAGAAGCTTCCCGGATTCCGCAAGCGTCTGGACTGGTTTCTGGCCCACCGCCGGGATCTTCGGCGCACGACGACCTATCTCGAACGGCGCACGAAGCCGGACGGGTCGCGGTGGGAGCTGTTGGCCATTCCCACGCGGGCACGGCTCGAACGGGTGCTGGCCTATCTGCTGGATGAAGAGGAGTTTCTGTCTCCCTATGGGATTCGTTCGCTTTCGAAGGTTCACGAGCGGCAGCCCTTCACCTACAAGGACGCCGCGACGGGCAACATGTGGAGCGTTTCCTATGTGCCGGGCGAGTCGGACACGGGCATGTTTGGCGGTAACTCCAACTGGCGGGGGCCCATCTGGTTTCCGCTGAATTACCTGATTATCGAAGCGCTGGAGCGCTACCACTATTTCTACGGCGACACGCTGCTGGTGGAGTGCCCCACGGGCTCCGGGAACAAAATGAACTTAAAGCAGGCGGCACAGGAGATCGCGCGTCGCCTGTCTGGACTGTTTACACTCGACGAGTCGGGCGCGCGTCCTGTGCATGGGGAAGATGGGCGCTACGCGAGCGATCCGCATTGGCGCGATCTGGTATTGTTCTACGAGTATTTTCATGGCGAAACGGGCAAAGGGCTTGGTGCGAGCCATCAGACGGGCTGGACCGCGCTGATTACGCGCCTCTTAACTCGTTCCGGCGTGGACCAGGCGATTCCCGCGCAAGGAGAGCGGGCTGGGGGAATGTCGAAACAATCTGAGAGGAATCCATAG